In archaeon BMS3Bbin15, the following are encoded in one genomic region:
- the cas2_2 gene encoding CRISPR-associated endoribonuclease Cas2: MLFWVIYDISDDRLRLKVSEKCKDYGLKRLQKSAFFGDMSKNSAETLAVEVEKILSDEKNTEEDCVFLLPMCKSCISKKITIGRGFDEEQFMDKFYTFFR, encoded by the coding sequence ATGCTCTTCTGGGTTATCTATGATATCTCGGATGACAGGTTAAGATTAAAGGTATCTGAGAAGTGTAAAGATTATGGGCTGAAGAGGCTGCAGAAGAGCGCCTTTTTTGGTGACATGAGCAAGAACAGCGCTGAGACGTTGGCGGTTGAGGTTGAAAAAATTCTTAGTGATGAAAAGAACACCGAGGAAGACTGTGTGTTTCTCCTGCCCATGTGCAAATCATGTATAAGCAAGAAGATAACTATTGGCAGGGGCTTCGACGAGGAGCAGTTCATGGATAAATTTTACACATTTTTCAGGTAA